Proteins encoded together in one Tepidibacillus fermentans window:
- a CDS encoding reverse transcriptase domain-containing protein, which translates to MRPCWAHEKRGHSFIRYADDMLIFSKSRRSAERILNNIFPFIEKKLFLKVNREKTVVDYVGKVKFLGFGFLYFSDYYRQVTA; encoded by the coding sequence TTGCGCCCATGCTGGGCGCACGAAAAAAGAGGTCATAGTTTCATCCGTTACGCAGATGATATGCTCATTTTTAGCAAAAGCAGACGGAGCGCAGAGCGTATCTTGAATAACATCTTTCCTTTTATTGAAAAGAAACTGTTCCTTAAAGTAAATAGGGAGAAAACGGTGGTTGACTACGTAGGAAAAGTGAAATTTCTTGGATTTGGATTCCTATACTTTTCAGATTATTATCGACAAGTTACTGCGTAA